Genomic segment of Tissierellales bacterium:
TAAATACACCAAAACATAAGGTACAATGAACTTGATTCTCCTAAAAATACCATTTACATCACTATAATAATACTCTTTCTCTCTATTTTTTCTCCCCAAAAAGCTTACACGCAAATGTATCATTCCAAATATCAAAATTCCTAATCGTAAAAATTCAGCTAAGTACAGTGCTCTCTCTTTATCATCTCCTATAATACTATAATTAGCATCATTTTCTGACCACAACAAAAGTATAATAATCATAGCTGAAAAATCGTAAAACATTTCTGGTCTAAATATCAACGATTCTCGATTGTTTTCTTCTAATTCCGCAGTGCTCATTTTAACTGGAAATATGGCATATTCATCTTCATTGAAGAAGTAGAAAAATTTTCCACTCTCACATATGAGTTCCCAACCAGTATTTTCTAAGTTCTTCAAGAGAGTATATTTTTTCTTCGCACAAGCTTCTCTATCATCATTTTTCCAATATTTTATCCAAAATTTATAACTTCCCTTTCTTAACTCTGTTTGCTCAAATCCTACGAAAATACCTCTAATTTCTTTCAATAACCATCCTTTTGCTAGTTGCTTTTGCAAATAATCTTCAAATATCTCAAGATCAGTTCTTTTGTTTAGATATATTTTCCATTCCATAATTCGACCGTCCTTTATTTTATCTAGCTACTTATTACTAAGTAGAATTTCTAATGGCTCACCTTTAAGTACCACTCGTAAATCTTCTTTTCATCGTCTAACAAAAATGCACTTCTAGTATTTGGATAGTGCTCTAAAGGATTAACCCCTAAATATAGATATATTAATTTCTTGTTATCAAGTTTATCAATATCTACTATCGGATTTTCTGACAAACTTAGAACTTCAAGCGAATCCATTTTAGAAAGTTCACCTACGTTTTTTACTTCATTAGAATCTAGCAACAAACATTTTACTTTAGTAAATGGTTTTAGAATATCTGTATTTTTTATATTGTTGCGCTTAAGAGATATAACATTTAGTTTTTCTATATTTGCAAATTTGCTCAAACTAGACAATTCTCCTCCTTTTACCTCATCTAAAAATATCTGCTCTAAGCTTTGTAATTTTGAAAACTCCGGAAAATTATCCAAATTATTTTGGCTATAGTCTATTGCCACTATATTGGGCGCTATATTGGATATAAATTCTGCTGGATAATCTATATTTACCCCAGCTATTGACAATTTTTTAAGTGATTCTAATTTGAGATTTTCAAAATTGTGAAATGTCGTATGTGAAACATCAAGTTCTTTCAAACTTTGTAAATCAGATAAGAAACTCAAATCCAACTCCAATTTGTTGTGATCTATCGAAAGACTTTCTAAACAAATATTTTCACCTATTCCTCTAGGCTTTATGAACTTATTTCCTCCAATATCTAAAATCGATGCACTTACCCGCGAAAAATCTACCCTGTCATCTAATTCATTATTGGATAAATTCAGCTCTCTAATTTCACGCTTGTCGTATATCGATGATATATCATCAATCTTGTTATTGCTCAAATTTAAATAATTTATGTCCTCATAATTTTTCAGCTCACTTATATCACTGATATTATTATTATCAGCACTAAAATCAGAAAGATTTATATCCTTTTCTAATTTAGCTATTTTAGCAATTTTATTTCCATTTAGTTCTAATTTA
This window contains:
- a CDS encoding DUF2812 domain-containing protein; this translates as MEWKIYLNKRTDLEIFEDYLQKQLAKGWLLKEIRGIFVGFEQTELRKGSYKFWIKYWKNDDREACAKKKYTLLKNLENTGWELICESGKFFYFFNEDEYAIFPVKMSTAELEENNRESLIFRPEMFYDFSAMIIILLLWSENDANYSIIGDDKERALYLAEFLRLGILIFGMIHLRVSFLGRKNREKEYYYSDVNGIFRRIKFIVPYVLVYLVSGLAIGMISN